A stretch of Bordetella genomosp. 13 DNA encodes these proteins:
- a CDS encoding ABC transporter substrate-binding protein, which translates to MFHPVCKTVAVAAVLFACATGAQAAAPACEIDRPVNFGGMNWESNLVVVEIERFIMEKGYGCKTEVLPTETLPALAALQRGDLDINSEIWLNSVADPWDKAEKTGKVKRIGELFMGGEGWFVPRYTAERLKDLRSAADLPKFKDAFADPEEPSKGRFYGCPAGWGCEVTSANLFHALKLDDTYTLYSPGTGAAQKAALMSAYKRKQDVVFYYWYPTPLVGAMDLVKLELPPYDAAAHKCLTAPGCSDPKPSAYPENPVFTAVNTRFSEEAPQLTAFLSKVTIPRELMDKTLAHMEESGDEAVDVARWFLTQQDAVWTKWVDANVAQRVKAAL; encoded by the coding sequence ATGTTTCACCCTGTCTGCAAAACCGTGGCCGTTGCGGCCGTCCTGTTCGCATGCGCCACGGGCGCCCAGGCCGCCGCGCCGGCCTGCGAGATCGACCGGCCCGTCAATTTCGGCGGCATGAACTGGGAGTCGAACCTGGTCGTGGTCGAGATCGAACGATTCATCATGGAAAAAGGCTACGGCTGCAAGACCGAAGTGCTGCCCACCGAAACGCTGCCCGCCCTGGCGGCGCTGCAGCGCGGCGACCTGGACATCAATTCCGAGATCTGGCTGAACAGCGTCGCCGACCCCTGGGACAAGGCCGAGAAGACCGGCAAGGTGAAGCGGATAGGCGAACTGTTCATGGGCGGCGAAGGCTGGTTCGTGCCGCGCTATACCGCCGAGCGCCTGAAAGACCTGCGTTCCGCGGCGGACCTGCCGAAGTTCAAGGACGCTTTCGCCGACCCGGAAGAGCCGTCGAAAGGCCGCTTCTACGGTTGCCCCGCGGGCTGGGGCTGCGAGGTGACCAGCGCCAATCTTTTCCACGCGCTGAAGCTGGACGACACATACACGCTGTATTCGCCGGGCACGGGCGCGGCGCAGAAGGCGGCGCTGATGTCGGCCTACAAGCGCAAGCAGGACGTGGTGTTCTACTACTGGTATCCCACGCCGCTGGTCGGTGCGATGGACCTGGTCAAGCTGGAACTGCCCCCCTACGACGCGGCCGCGCACAAGTGCCTGACGGCCCCGGGCTGCTCCGATCCCAAGCCCAGCGCGTATCCCGAGAACCCGGTGTTCACGGCGGTCAACACCCGCTTCAGCGAAGAGGCGCCGCAACTGACCGCGTTCCTGTCCAAGGTGACGATTCCGCGCGAGCTGATGGACAAGACCCTGGCTCACATGGAAGAGTCCGGCGACGAGGCGGTGGACGTGGCGCGCTGGTTCCTGACGCAGCAGGACGCGGTGTGGACCAAGTGGGTCGACGCCAACGTGGCGCAACGGGTAAAGGCTGCGCTGTAA
- a CDS encoding LysR family transcriptional regulator, with amino-acid sequence MSLDLRHLRQFVAIAELGSYRRAAESLHIAQPALSVSIQKLEHAVGVQLLERGARGVALTAAGEALMGDARRALFHADQARRAARRVALGELGRLRLGFVGSATYMLLPRCLPAFRERYPDVQLELREDSTTGLVASLRANELDAGLVRGPLADDPALASWVVERDDLILALPAGHPLASGDTIPLQQVRSESFVMYAPAKVPGLHGVATALCAKAGFSPRVSQEAIQVQTLVSLVASGLGLALVPGVTRAYSTPHVVFRPIADADARGALSLSLVTLSDTPCMPVLRLRDSILQTQQAAAGQEDWASAAWRCAG; translated from the coding sequence ATGAGCCTGGACCTGCGCCATCTGCGGCAATTCGTCGCCATCGCCGAACTGGGCAGCTATCGGCGCGCGGCCGAGTCGCTGCACATCGCCCAGCCGGCGCTGTCCGTGTCGATCCAGAAGCTGGAGCATGCTGTCGGCGTGCAGTTGCTCGAGCGCGGCGCGCGCGGCGTGGCGCTGACGGCCGCCGGCGAGGCGTTGATGGGCGATGCGCGCCGCGCGCTGTTCCATGCCGACCAGGCGCGCCGGGCCGCGCGGCGCGTGGCGCTGGGCGAGCTGGGCCGGCTGCGGCTGGGGTTCGTGGGGTCGGCCACCTACATGCTGCTGCCGCGCTGCCTGCCTGCTTTCCGCGAGCGCTATCCCGACGTGCAGCTCGAGCTGCGCGAGGACAGCACCACCGGACTGGTGGCCAGCCTGCGCGCCAACGAGCTGGATGCGGGCCTGGTGCGCGGTCCGCTGGCCGACGATCCTGCGCTGGCGTCATGGGTGGTCGAACGCGACGACCTGATCCTGGCCCTGCCGGCGGGGCATCCATTGGCCAGCGGCGACACCATACCGCTGCAGCAGGTGCGTAGCGAGAGCTTCGTGATGTATGCGCCGGCCAAGGTGCCGGGGCTGCATGGGGTGGCGACGGCGTTGTGCGCCAAGGCGGGCTTCTCGCCGCGTGTCAGCCAGGAGGCGATACAGGTGCAGACCCTGGTCAGCCTGGTGGCCAGCGGCCTGGGATTGGCGCTGGTGCCGGGCGTGACGCGGGCCTATTCGACGCCGCACGTGGTCTTCAGGCCCATCGCCGATGCCGACGCGCGGGGGGCGTTGTCGCTGTCGCTGGTGACCTTGAGCGACACGCCATGCATGCCGGTGCTGCGGTTGCGCGACAGCATTCTGCAGACGCAGCAGGCGGCCGCGGGCCAGGAGGACTGGGCGAGCGCGGCGTGGCGGTGCGCCGGCTGA
- a CDS encoding acyl-CoA dehydrogenase family protein, which yields MDHLFGDAAQRLFAQAYAPEVLRAIERGDAQARDRAWQAIEESGFLDALAPEDAGGAGLRLCDTLPLARAAGWHAVGAPFVQTMLARAWLHAAGHPVPPGPIALAPFGAMQDADGVHAHAVCAGHAALWVLAALPQGALLLPVESAVLAPSGGHASLDVDLHWKTGEPEASQFMSGGSLADLTAAAAAVLLAGAMEKVLHMTVAYANERMQFGKPIGRFQAIQQQLSIMAEQVWAARMAAQLAFQSDGWAPRPLLAAQGKARTSAAAGPVADIAHAVHGAIGITEEYDLQLYTRRLREWRRAAGTENYWHGRIGADALAAHEGSALAYLRTALFPTMD from the coding sequence ATGGACCATCTATTCGGCGACGCCGCGCAGCGGCTCTTCGCGCAGGCCTACGCTCCCGAGGTGCTGCGCGCCATCGAACGAGGCGACGCGCAAGCCCGGGACCGCGCGTGGCAGGCAATCGAGGAGTCCGGATTCCTGGATGCGCTGGCGCCCGAGGACGCGGGCGGCGCCGGCCTGCGCCTGTGCGACACGCTGCCGCTGGCGCGGGCCGCGGGCTGGCACGCTGTCGGCGCTCCTTTCGTGCAGACCATGCTGGCGCGCGCCTGGCTGCATGCCGCCGGCCATCCCGTCCCGCCGGGGCCCATTGCGCTGGCGCCCTTCGGGGCCATGCAGGATGCGGACGGCGTGCATGCCCACGCGGTCTGCGCAGGCCATGCCGCGCTATGGGTGCTGGCCGCGCTGCCGCAGGGCGCGCTGCTGCTGCCGGTGGAATCGGCCGTCCTCGCGCCATCCGGCGGACACGCCAGCCTGGATGTCGACCTGCACTGGAAAACCGGGGAGCCCGAAGCAAGCCAGTTCATGTCCGGCGGCTCGCTGGCGGACCTGACCGCGGCGGCCGCGGCGGTGCTGCTGGCCGGCGCCATGGAGAAAGTCCTGCACATGACCGTAGCCTACGCCAACGAGCGCATGCAGTTCGGCAAGCCGATCGGCCGGTTCCAGGCGATACAGCAACAGCTCAGCATCATGGCCGAACAGGTCTGGGCCGCGCGCATGGCGGCGCAGCTGGCGTTCCAGAGCGACGGCTGGGCGCCGCGGCCGCTGCTGGCGGCGCAGGGCAAGGCCCGGACCAGCGCGGCGGCCGGTCCGGTCGCGGACATTGCCCATGCGGTACATGGCGCCATCGGCATCACGGAAGAATACGATCTGCAGCTGTACACGCGCCGCCTGCGCGAATGGCGCCGCGCCGCCGGCACCGAGAATTACTGGCATGGGCGCATCGGAGCGGACGCGCTGGCGGCCCATGAGGGCTCGGCCCTGGCGTACCTGCGCACCGCGCTCTTCCCGACCATGGACTGA
- a CDS encoding acyl-CoA dehydrogenase family protein produces the protein MIDTLELTAIPAQDESLRQEIREFLQRELAGVPADRRARSWMGFDANFSKALAQRGWLGMTLPREYGGAQRGHFARFVLSEELLAAGAPVSAHWIADRQSAPLILKYGTPRQRQHYLPRICRAEAFFCIGMSEPGSGSDLASIRTRAELRSGGGWRLNGSKIWTTNADRSHYMIALVRTSGTAADRHQGLSQMIIDLTLPGVTVRPIVDLAGDAHFSEVFFEDVALDADALIGAEGEGWQQVNAELAFERSGPERLYSSMALVECWLDHCRASRIDDEATRATLGEILVQLSTLRATSLAIAGQLARGLSPAVEAALVKDLGTELEQRIPGLIAQALGRTPERPVPAELLRTLAYLEQISPTFSLRGGTREILRGIIARGLGLR, from the coding sequence ATGATCGATACGCTAGAACTCACGGCGATACCCGCGCAAGACGAGTCGCTGCGGCAGGAGATCAGGGAGTTTCTTCAGCGCGAGCTGGCCGGCGTGCCGGCCGATCGGCGCGCGCGTTCGTGGATGGGCTTCGACGCGAACTTCAGCAAGGCGCTGGCGCAGCGCGGCTGGCTGGGCATGACGCTGCCGCGCGAGTACGGCGGCGCGCAGCGTGGCCATTTCGCGCGGTTCGTGCTGTCCGAAGAACTGCTGGCGGCAGGCGCGCCCGTATCGGCGCACTGGATCGCCGACCGCCAGAGCGCGCCGCTGATCCTCAAGTACGGCACGCCGCGTCAGCGCCAGCATTACCTGCCGCGCATCTGCCGCGCCGAGGCCTTCTTCTGCATAGGCATGAGCGAGCCTGGCTCGGGCTCGGACCTGGCCAGCATCCGCACGCGCGCCGAACTTCGGTCGGGAGGCGGCTGGCGCCTGAACGGCAGCAAGATCTGGACCACCAATGCCGACCGCTCCCACTACATGATCGCGCTGGTACGCACTTCGGGCACGGCGGCGGACCGCCACCAGGGACTGTCGCAGATGATCATCGACCTGACCCTGCCCGGCGTGACGGTGCGGCCCATCGTCGACCTCGCGGGCGACGCGCATTTCTCGGAGGTCTTCTTCGAGGACGTGGCGCTGGACGCCGATGCCCTGATCGGCGCTGAAGGCGAAGGCTGGCAGCAGGTCAACGCCGAACTGGCCTTCGAGCGCAGCGGCCCGGAACGCCTGTATTCCAGCATGGCGCTGGTCGAATGCTGGCTGGATCACTGCCGCGCCTCGCGCATCGACGACGAGGCCACGCGCGCCACCTTGGGCGAGATCCTCGTTCAGCTGTCCACACTGCGCGCCACGTCGCTGGCCATCGCGGGACAACTCGCCCGCGGGCTCAGCCCCGCGGTCGAGGCGGCGCTGGTGAAGGACCTCGGCACCGAACTCGAACAACGCATTCCCGGCCTGATCGCGCAGGCGCTGGGCCGCACCCCCGAACGCCCCGTGCCAGCCGAACTGCTGCGTACCCTGGCATATCTCGAGCAGATCAGCCCCACGTTCTCGCTGCGCGGCGGCACGCGCGAGATCCTGCGCGGCATCATCGCGCGGGGACTGGGGCTGCGATGA
- a CDS encoding MaoC family dehydratase, translating to MSNAIPVLGMGYYWQELQVGQRFHTVRRTITETDIVNFISVTGMLETIFTDATFDSGAIGGRPAPGALTYGIIEGLLMQGMVQGTGLALLEVHKKILAPVVAGDTVWAEVEVTGIRPTSKHNRAIVTSAIEIRNQHGKPVMQYTAVRMLAGKPE from the coding sequence ATGAGCAACGCCATCCCCGTCCTGGGCATGGGCTACTACTGGCAGGAACTGCAGGTCGGCCAGCGCTTCCATACCGTGCGACGCACCATCACCGAAACCGACATCGTCAATTTCATCAGCGTCACGGGCATGCTCGAGACGATCTTCACCGATGCCACCTTCGACAGCGGCGCCATCGGCGGCAGGCCCGCGCCAGGAGCGCTTACCTACGGGATCATCGAAGGCCTGCTGATGCAGGGCATGGTGCAGGGCACCGGCCTGGCGCTGCTCGAGGTGCACAAGAAGATCCTGGCCCCGGTGGTGGCCGGCGACACCGTGTGGGCCGAGGTGGAGGTCACCGGCATCCGCCCCACCTCGAAGCACAACCGCGCCATCGTCACCTCGGCCATCGAGATCCGCAACCAGCACGGCAAGCCCGTGATGCAGTACACGGCCGTGCGCATGCTGGCCGGCAAACCCGAGTAG
- a CDS encoding tautomerase family protein: protein MPILNIQIMQGHTEAQKAALLESASRSVMDSLAAPLASVRIVLEETAPQHVMVGGRIGHPMALALVRLIQGRTEEKKAALIAALNQAIHATLGISKDDIRVVITDVPTTDMGVAGGLTAKAAGR from the coding sequence ATGCCCATCCTCAACATCCAGATCATGCAAGGCCATACCGAGGCCCAGAAGGCCGCACTGCTGGAAAGCGCGAGCCGTTCGGTGATGGACAGCCTCGCCGCGCCGCTGGCCTCGGTACGCATCGTGCTGGAAGAGACCGCCCCGCAACACGTGATGGTCGGCGGCCGCATCGGCCATCCGATGGCCCTGGCGCTGGTGCGTCTTATCCAGGGCCGCACGGAAGAGAAGAAGGCGGCGCTGATCGCGGCCCTGAACCAGGCCATCCATGCCACCCTCGGCATCTCGAAGGACGACATCCGGGTCGTCATCACCGACGTGCCCACCACCGACATGGGCGTGGCCGGCGGCCTCACCGCCAAGGCGGCCGGCCGCTGA
- a CDS encoding Bug family tripartite tricarboxylate transporter substrate binding protein: protein MNAITLRRAAGVALALFALAGASSAHAEWPERPVNLVVPFPPGGPTDLVARVLAKQLTEQTGQTFVVENKGGANGNIGMQAVAAAKADGYTVLYNTSSIALSPNLYGKLAFDPAKDFTAVSSTAVIPLVLLTHPSIPAKDVAGFVDYAKRAPGKLSYGSAGAGNVTHLGAVLLLRELGLEAVHVPYRGSAPAMTDLIGGQVQFMTNTLNDSLGFIREGKLKALAVTSKARSDQLPDVPTVAETLKPGFEIGAWQGVVVPAGTPQPIVDKLNAEIRRALQSPEMLKQLKAQGAQPLGSSPKEYADYIRAETQRWGEIVRAANVRLD from the coding sequence ATGAATGCCATCACCCTGCGCCGCGCCGCCGGCGTCGCGCTGGCGCTGTTCGCCCTTGCCGGCGCGTCGTCGGCGCATGCCGAATGGCCCGAGCGCCCCGTCAACCTCGTGGTGCCCTTCCCGCCCGGCGGCCCCACGGACCTGGTGGCCCGCGTGCTGGCCAAGCAGCTTACCGAACAGACCGGGCAGACGTTCGTGGTCGAGAACAAGGGCGGCGCCAACGGCAACATCGGCATGCAGGCCGTCGCCGCTGCCAAGGCCGACGGCTACACCGTGCTGTACAACACGTCCTCGATCGCGCTCAGCCCCAACCTGTACGGCAAGCTCGCCTTCGATCCGGCCAAGGACTTCACCGCGGTGTCGTCCACCGCGGTGATTCCGCTGGTGCTGCTGACGCATCCGTCCATTCCCGCCAAGGACGTCGCGGGCTTCGTGGACTATGCCAAGCGCGCGCCGGGCAAGCTGTCGTACGGATCGGCGGGCGCGGGCAACGTCACGCACCTCGGCGCCGTCCTACTGCTGCGCGAGCTGGGACTGGAAGCCGTGCACGTGCCCTATCGCGGCAGCGCGCCGGCCATGACCGACCTGATCGGCGGCCAGGTGCAGTTCATGACCAATACCTTGAACGACTCGCTGGGTTTCATCCGCGAAGGCAAGCTGAAGGCGCTGGCCGTCACCAGCAAGGCGCGCAGCGATCAGCTGCCCGATGTCCCCACGGTGGCCGAGACGCTCAAGCCCGGCTTCGAGATCGGTGCCTGGCAGGGCGTGGTGGTACCCGCCGGTACGCCGCAGCCCATCGTGGACAAGCTCAACGCCGAGATCCGCCGCGCCCTGCAATCGCCCGAGATGCTCAAGCAGCTGAAGGCACAGGGCGCCCAGCCGCTGGGCTCGTCGCCGAAGGAGTACGCGGACTACATCCGCGCGGAGACCCAGCGCTGGGGCGAGATCGTCCGCGCAGCCAACGTCAGGCTGGATTGA
- a CDS encoding acetyl-CoA C-acyltransferase family protein — protein MNEVIVASAVRTAIGDFGGALKDVPPSELGATVIRAALERAAVGGNEVGHVAVGHVINTEPRDMYLSRVASIGAGIAKETPAFNVNRLCGSGLQAIVSAAQTIMLGDAEIAVGAGAESMSRAPYIAPTQRWGARMGDAAMQDMMTGALTDPFGRMHMGVTAENVASRFGISRADQDALAAESHRRAAAAIEAGHFREQIVPIVQKTRKGEVTFDTDEHVRRDVTAESLAGLKPVFKKEDGTVTAGNASGINDGAGAVVLMSAAVAQQRGVKPLARLVAYAHSGVDPEIMGIGPVPATQAALKRAGLTVDQLDVIEANEAFAAQACAVSRELKLDPAKVNPNGSGIGLGHPIGATGAIITVKALHELQRVGGRYALVTMCIGGGQGIAAIFERV, from the coding sequence ATGAATGAAGTCATCGTCGCATCCGCCGTACGCACCGCCATCGGCGATTTTGGAGGGGCGTTGAAGGACGTTCCGCCCAGCGAACTGGGCGCCACCGTCATCCGCGCGGCCCTCGAGCGCGCCGCCGTGGGCGGCAACGAAGTCGGCCACGTCGCGGTCGGCCACGTCATCAATACCGAACCGCGCGACATGTACCTGTCGCGCGTGGCTTCCATCGGCGCGGGCATCGCAAAAGAGACGCCGGCCTTCAACGTGAACCGGTTGTGCGGCTCGGGCCTGCAGGCCATCGTGTCGGCGGCGCAGACCATCATGCTGGGCGACGCGGAGATCGCCGTGGGCGCCGGGGCCGAAAGCATGAGCCGCGCGCCGTACATCGCGCCCACGCAGCGCTGGGGCGCGCGCATGGGCGACGCCGCCATGCAGGACATGATGACGGGCGCGCTGACCGATCCGTTCGGCCGCATGCACATGGGCGTGACGGCCGAGAACGTGGCGTCGCGCTTCGGCATCAGCCGCGCCGACCAGGACGCGCTGGCCGCGGAGTCGCACCGGCGCGCCGCGGCGGCCATCGAAGCCGGCCATTTCCGCGAGCAGATCGTCCCCATCGTGCAGAAGACGCGCAAGGGAGAAGTCACGTTCGACACCGACGAACACGTGCGCCGTGACGTCACGGCCGAAAGCCTGGCGGGCCTGAAGCCCGTCTTCAAGAAGGAAGACGGCACCGTCACCGCGGGCAATGCGTCGGGCATCAACGACGGCGCGGGCGCCGTGGTGCTGATGAGCGCCGCCGTGGCCCAGCAGCGCGGCGTGAAGCCCCTGGCGCGGCTGGTCGCCTACGCGCATTCGGGCGTGGACCCCGAGATCATGGGCATCGGCCCGGTGCCCGCCACGCAGGCGGCGCTCAAGCGCGCCGGCCTGACGGTGGACCAGCTCGACGTGATCGAGGCCAACGAAGCCTTTGCCGCGCAGGCGTGTGCGGTATCGCGCGAGCTGAAGCTGGACCCCGCCAAGGTCAACCCCAACGGCAGCGGCATCGGCCTGGGTCACCCCATCGGCGCGACCGGCGCCATCATCACGGTCAAGGCTCTGCATGAACTGCAGCGCGTGGGCGGACGCTATGCGCTGGTCACCATGTGCATCGGGGGCGGGCAGGGCATCGCCGCGATCTTCGAACGGGTATAG
- a CDS encoding ABC transporter permease: MFPEIIPARAVRGAIDSFVDHLVTRYADTLETLSQPFLHVLVWLEQLLRNSPWWAVVLAVVVLAWVVGRRIGLALAMGALLCLVGVLGLWDAGMQTLALMIMATGLSVLIGIPLGVLMARVNWLRQVMLPVLDVMQTMPSFVYLIPVVMLFGLGKIPAIIATVIYAVPPLIRLTDLGIRLVDREVLEAARAFGASPRQQLFGVQLPLALPNIMAGVNQTTMMALSMVVIASMIGARGLGYEVLLGINRLEVGRGLLAGLGIVVLAVLFDRITQSYGRRVRQGGHR; the protein is encoded by the coding sequence ATGTTTCCTGAGATCATTCCGGCGCGCGCCGTGCGCGGGGCGATCGATTCGTTCGTCGATCATCTGGTGACGCGCTACGCGGACACGCTCGAGACCCTGTCGCAGCCGTTCCTGCACGTGCTGGTCTGGCTGGAGCAACTGCTGCGCAATTCGCCCTGGTGGGCGGTGGTGCTGGCGGTGGTGGTCCTGGCGTGGGTGGTGGGCCGGCGCATCGGCCTGGCCCTGGCCATGGGGGCGCTGCTGTGCCTGGTGGGCGTGCTCGGCCTGTGGGACGCGGGCATGCAGACGCTGGCGCTGATGATCATGGCTACCGGCCTGTCGGTGCTGATCGGCATTCCGCTGGGCGTGCTGATGGCGCGCGTGAACTGGCTGCGACAGGTGATGCTGCCGGTGCTGGACGTGATGCAGACCATGCCCAGTTTCGTGTATCTGATCCCGGTGGTGATGCTGTTCGGCCTGGGCAAGATTCCGGCCATCATCGCCACCGTCATCTATGCCGTGCCGCCGCTCATCCGCCTGACCGACCTGGGCATACGCCTGGTCGACCGCGAAGTGCTCGAGGCGGCTCGCGCGTTCGGCGCCAGCCCGCGCCAGCAGTTGTTCGGCGTGCAGCTGCCGCTGGCGCTGCCCAACATCATGGCCGGGGTGAACCAGACCACGATGATGGCGCTGTCGATGGTGGTGATCGCCTCGATGATCGGCGCGCGCGGCCTGGGCTACGAGGTGCTGCTGGGCATCAACCGGCTCGAGGTCGGCCGCGGCCTGCTGGCCGGCCTGGGCATCGTGGTGCTGGCCGTGCTGTTCGACCGCATCACGCAATCGTACGGACGGCGCGTGCGCCAGGGAGGCCACCGATGA
- a CDS encoding CaiB/BaiF CoA transferase family protein codes for MHSHTTHNAALAGVRVLDLTSVVFGPYASQVLGDYGADVVKIESAEGDSTRRTGPAQEPGLGAIFLGVNRNKRSIVLDLKQPAAREALLALADRADVLMHSMRPGKMARLGLDPDTLCARNPRLVYAGLYGFGEGGAYAGRPAYDDIIQGLSGVADIMRRQTGTPRYMPTIAADKTCGLVAAHAILAALFQRERTGLGQQLEVPMFETMSSYVLLEHYYGRHLADGEGTAGYARVLAPWRRPYQTADGHICMMPYTDSHWQRFFLHCGRADLAGDPRYADIAARTRNIDTLYELVGGIVARRDTGYWLDACQQLEIPAAPMNRLEDLEDDPHLRSVDFFVPLKSDAGHDYRLVRNPVRMQRSDVAPTMPPRLGQHTREVLREAGLPAAQIDALLESGAARDDGPR; via the coding sequence ATGCACTCTCACACTACACACAACGCGGCGCTGGCCGGCGTGCGCGTGCTGGACCTGACCTCGGTGGTGTTCGGCCCCTACGCATCGCAGGTGCTGGGCGACTACGGCGCCGACGTCGTCAAGATCGAATCGGCCGAGGGCGACTCGACCCGCCGCACGGGCCCCGCGCAGGAGCCCGGCCTGGGCGCCATCTTCCTGGGCGTGAATCGCAACAAGCGCAGCATCGTGCTGGACCTGAAGCAGCCCGCGGCGCGCGAGGCGCTGCTAGCGCTGGCCGACCGGGCCGACGTGCTGATGCACAGCATGCGGCCCGGCAAAATGGCGCGCCTGGGACTGGATCCCGACACCTTGTGCGCCCGCAATCCGCGGCTGGTGTACGCGGGGCTGTACGGCTTCGGCGAAGGCGGCGCCTATGCAGGGCGGCCGGCCTACGACGACATCATCCAGGGCCTGTCCGGCGTGGCGGACATCATGCGGCGCCAGACCGGCACGCCGCGCTATATGCCGACCATCGCCGCGGACAAGACCTGCGGCCTGGTGGCGGCGCACGCCATCCTGGCGGCACTGTTCCAGCGCGAGCGCACGGGCCTGGGCCAGCAGCTGGAAGTGCCCATGTTCGAGACCATGAGCTCGTACGTGCTGCTGGAGCACTACTACGGCCGGCACCTGGCCGATGGCGAGGGCACGGCCGGCTACGCGCGCGTGCTGGCTCCGTGGCGGCGCCCCTACCAGACGGCCGACGGCCACATCTGCATGATGCCGTACACCGACAGTCACTGGCAGCGCTTCTTCCTGCACTGCGGCCGCGCCGACCTGGCCGGCGATCCGCGCTACGCCGACATCGCGGCGCGCACCCGCAACATCGACACGCTGTACGAACTGGTGGGCGGCATCGTCGCGCGGCGCGACACGGGCTATTGGCTGGATGCCTGCCAGCAGCTCGAGATTCCGGCCGCGCCCATGAACCGGCTGGAAGACCTCGAAGACGATCCGCACCTGCGCAGCGTGGATTTCTTCGTGCCGCTCAAGAGCGACGCCGGCCACGACTACCGCCTGGTGCGCAACCCCGTGCGCATGCAGCGTTCGGACGTTGCTCCCACGATGCCGCCGCGCCTGGGCCAGCACACGCGCGAAGTGCTGCGCGAAGCCGGGCTGCCCGCGGCGCAGATAGACGCCCTGCTGGAAAGCGGCGCGGCGCGCGACGACGGCCCGCGCTGA
- a CDS encoding quaternary amine ABC transporter ATP-binding protein has protein sequence MSKIEVRNIYKIFGSHPGKWLDKVRGGMSKEALLAESGHTLGLRDISLSIEEGSIYVIMGLSGSGKSTLIRHFNRLIDPSAGQILVDGIDVMGLDAKQLENFRRSKMSMVFQRFGLFPHRTVLDNAAYGLAVQGVSRAEREKRALHWLEQVGLSGFEKQYPHQLSGGMQQRVGLARALATDAEVLLMDEAFSALDPLIRREMQDQLLQLQAQLNKTIVFITHDLDEALRLGNRIAILKDGELVQEGTPEDILLNPSTDYVQAFLQDVNRTKVLNAAHAVNPPRLTLTMRTRPAQALERMRALDYDYAPVLDGKRLAGVLTADAALRAAQDGSRDVSRLVTDLASVPATAGLDQVLARLVHSDQPVAVTGEGDEFIGMLSRAKVVELVTPTIAAAADLADAAAQAAAVAEEPSEAAPTAAPPVNPA, from the coding sequence ATGAGCAAGATCGAAGTCCGCAACATCTACAAGATCTTTGGCTCGCATCCCGGCAAGTGGCTGGACAAGGTGCGGGGCGGCATGAGCAAGGAAGCCCTGCTGGCCGAAAGCGGCCATACCCTCGGCCTGCGCGACATCAGCCTGTCGATCGAAGAGGGCAGCATCTACGTCATCATGGGCCTGTCGGGCTCGGGCAAGTCGACGCTCATCCGCCATTTCAACCGGCTGATCGACCCCAGCGCCGGGCAGATCCTGGTGGATGGCATCGACGTGATGGGCCTGGACGCCAAGCAGCTCGAGAATTTCCGTCGCAGCAAGATGAGCATGGTGTTCCAGCGCTTTGGCCTGTTCCCGCATCGCACGGTGCTGGACAACGCGGCCTACGGGCTGGCGGTGCAGGGCGTGTCGCGCGCCGAGCGCGAGAAGCGCGCCCTGCATTGGCTGGAGCAGGTCGGGCTGTCGGGCTTCGAGAAGCAGTATCCGCACCAGCTGTCGGGCGGCATGCAGCAGCGCGTGGGCCTGGCGCGTGCGCTGGCCACCGATGCGGAAGTGCTGCTGATGGACGAGGCCTTCTCGGCGCTGGACCCGCTGATCCGTCGCGAGATGCAGGACCAGCTGCTGCAGTTGCAAGCCCAACTGAACAAGACCATCGTGTTCATCACGCACGACCTGGACGAGGCGCTGCGCCTGGGCAACCGCATCGCGATCCTGAAGGACGGCGAGCTGGTGCAGGAAGGCACGCCCGAGGACATCCTGTTGAATCCGTCCACCGACTATGTGCAGGCGTTCCTGCAGGACGTGAACCGTACCAAGGTGCTGAATGCCGCGCACGCGGTGAACCCGCCACGCCTGACGCTGACCATGCGCACGCGGCCGGCGCAGGCGCTGGAGCGCATGCGGGCGCTGGACTACGACTATGCGCCCGTGCTGGACGGCAAGCGGCTGGCCGGCGTGCTGACCGCCGATGCGGCGCTGCGCGCCGCGCAGGACGGTTCGCGCGACGTCTCGCGGCTGGTGACCGACCTGGCTTCCGTGCCGGCCACGGCCGGACTGGACCAGGTGCTGGCCCGCCTGGTGCACAGCGACCAGCCGGTGGCGGTGACGGGCGAGGGCGACGAGTTCATCGGCATGCTGTCGCGCGCGAAGGTCGTCGAACTCGTCACGCCGACGATCGCCGCCGCGGCGGATCTCGCGGATGCGGCCGCGCAGGCGGCGGCGGTCGCCGAAGAACCCTCCGAGGCCGCCCCGACCGCCGCGCCGCCGGTCAATCCAGCCTGA